Within the Vigna angularis cultivar LongXiaoDou No.4 chromosome 10, ASM1680809v1, whole genome shotgun sequence genome, the region ATGATAGCATTTGCAGCATCAGTGGGATGCCAAGGGTCCCAAAAAACATACTTGGATCTGTTCCTGCAAATGCTCGAAGTCGGACCACACGGAATCAAACTTCCAAAACGCCCTGCCATGGAACAACAAGATGTACATGCATTCTCAAAACCTGCCACATTAAAAACATAAGGGTCTAATTAGTTCAAAAATGTCACGCCAAGTTTAGCTTCCTGCACATTTTCTTTGTCACCTCTGATACACACCATATGCTGGGTAATTGTTGAGCATGTCTTCTAATATGTGGTACA harbors:
- the LOC128194375 gene encoding GDSL esterase/lipase At4g16230-like, which encodes MKNPKLRKNPRGIQTRLQLKSLIPELNSNLKGSMFVYVDVYHILEDMLNNYPAYGFENACTSCCSMAGRFGSLIPCGPTSSICRNRSKYVFWDPWHPTDAANAIIAKRLLDGDHNDIFPMNVRQLIQRLI